One Campylobacter concisus DNA segment encodes these proteins:
- a CDS encoding c-type cytochrome, producing MKIGKIITIILAVLICGIMVFMLSQTPPKKEKVEASVQPKVEQNISKEQSKSSEEFASEDELKKVKELSLSVAKTQNEGVSRQYLTSCAPCHGANGKGVVAPDITHLSKEDLLKKLADYKAGKVQNTLMKGLLTNVSDSDLNSLADEISKFKK from the coding sequence ATGAAAATCGGAAAAATCATAACGATCATTTTAGCGGTGCTAATATGTGGCATCATGGTGTTTATGCTAAGCCAAACTCCGCCTAAAAAGGAGAAAGTAGAAGCTAGCGTTCAGCCAAAAGTGGAGCAAAATATCTCAAAAGAGCAGTCAAAGTCTAGCGAGGAATTTGCCAGCGAAGATGAGCTAAAAAAGGTAAAAGAGCTAAGCCTAAGCGTGGCTAAGACGCAAAATGAAGGCGTTAGCAGGCAATACCTAACCTCTTGCGCACCATGTCACGGCGCAAATGGCAAGGGTGTCGTAGCGCCTGATATCACCCATCTAAGCAAAGAAGATCTGCTTAAAAAACTAGCTGATTACAAGGCTGGCAAGGTGCAAAACACGCTTATGAAGGGACTGCTTACAAACGTTAGCGACAGCGATCTAAACAGCCTTGCTGATGAAATTTCTAAA